From Chloroflexota bacterium, the proteins below share one genomic window:
- a CDS encoding TrpB-like pyridoxal phosphate-dependent enzyme — protein sequence MERTKFMLDEKDMPTKWYNVLPDLPEPLPPELHPGTGKPVTPDDLAPIFPMGIIMQEFSPERYIEIPEEVQAIYRTWRPTHLHRAHRLEKALDTPAKIFFKYEGTSQAGSHKPNTAVAQAYYNMKEGVKRLTTETGAGQWGSALAMGCAFFGIECKVYMVKVSYDQKPYRRILMETWGAKCVPSPSQDTKAGRDILAENPDSPGSLGIAISEAIEDAATHDDTNYSIGSVVNHVLLHQTIIGEETRLQMEMADAYPDIIVGCVGGGSNFAGQFLPWIRDKFSGKKPDLRIICVEPEACPTLTKGPYTWDYGDTAGMAPILKMYTLGHTFVPPPVHAGGLRYHGMAPIVSHLYKLGLIEARAEHQKAVFEAGVQFARTEGIITGPEPCHDLRVAIDEALKCKESGEAKTILIAHSGHGHFDLAAYDEYLSGRMQDYAYPEEKVKEALKHLPKVSA from the coding sequence ATGGAGAGAACCAAATTTATGCTCGATGAAAAAGACATGCCAACGAAATGGTACAACGTGCTCCCCGATTTACCAGAGCCATTGCCACCCGAGCTTCATCCCGGCACAGGCAAACCGGTAACCCCTGACGACCTGGCTCCAATCTTCCCTATGGGCATAATCATGCAGGAGTTCAGCCCGGAGCGCTACATTGAAATCCCGGAGGAGGTACAGGCTATATACCGTACCTGGAGGCCAACCCACCTGCACCGGGCGCACCGACTGGAGAAAGCTCTGGATACGCCGGCCAAAATTTTCTTCAAATACGAAGGGACCAGTCAGGCGGGCAGCCACAAGCCGAATACCGCCGTCGCTCAGGCCTACTATAACATGAAGGAAGGCGTTAAACGGCTGACCACGGAGACCGGTGCCGGACAATGGGGCAGCGCCCTGGCGATGGGCTGCGCGTTCTTCGGCATTGAATGTAAGGTTTACATGGTCAAGGTAAGCTACGACCAGAAGCCCTACCGCCGTATCCTGATGGAGACCTGGGGAGCCAAGTGCGTGCCCAGTCCCAGCCAGGATACCAAAGCCGGGCGTGATATACTGGCCGAGAATCCCGATTCTCCCGGTAGCCTGGGAATCGCCATCAGCGAAGCCATAGAGGATGCCGCCACCCACGATGACACCAATTATTCCATCGGCAGTGTCGTCAACCATGTCCTGCTTCACCAGACCATCATCGGCGAAGAAACACGGTTGCAAATGGAGATGGCCGATGCCTATCCGGATATCATCGTCGGCTGTGTCGGAGGCGGCTCCAATTTCGCCGGACAGTTCCTGCCCTGGATTCGGGACAAGTTCAGCGGCAAGAAGCCGGACCTGCGCATTATCTGCGTTGAGCCTGAAGCCTGCCCCACCCTGACCAAGGGGCCCTATACCTGGGACTACGGGGATACCGCGGGCATGGCTCCCATACTGAAGATGTACACTCTGGGACATACCTTTGTGCCACCTCCAGTGCACGCTGGGGGACTGCGCTATCACGGCATGGCCCCCATCGTCAGCCACCTTTACAAACTGGGCTTAATCGAGGCTAGAGCCGAGCATCAAAAGGCCGTCTTTGAGGCTGGCGTGCAGTTTGCCCGTACCGAAGGCATCATCACCGGACCGGAACCTTGCCATGACCTCAGGGTTGCTATAGACGAAGCCCTGAAATGCAAGGAGTCAGGGGAAGCAAAAACCATCCTGATTGCGCACAGCGGTCACGGGCACTTTGACCTGGCTGCCTACGATGAGTACCTTTCCGGCAGGATGCAGGACTACGCGTACCCTGAGGAAAAGGTGAAGGAGGCGCTGAAGCACCTGCCCAAGGTATCTGCCTAG
- the rpsB gene encoding 30S ribosomal protein S2, translated as MPDTTTIKQLLEAGAHFGHQTGRWHPRMKNYIFTKRNGIHIIDLEKTASMLDKACEYVRELAAGGSTILFVGTKKQAQESIVEEAQRCRMPYIDQRWLGGMLTNFTTIQARIDHLVRLEDQQSRGEFGRLTKKEIMKINEEIDKLNKQMGGIKEMTSLPSALFIVDPTKEDIALAEAKRMGIPVVGIVDTNCNPDTIDHPIPANDDAIRAIKLICVKIADAVLEGKAGIAEISMEAAELEGAEEAEALETMEPLIFTPEEE; from the coding sequence TTGCCGGATACGACGACCATTAAGCAACTGCTGGAAGCGGGTGCTCACTTCGGGCATCAGACGGGGCGGTGGCATCCCCGTATGAAGAACTACATCTTTACCAAGCGCAATGGTATTCACATCATTGACCTGGAAAAGACGGCAAGCATGCTGGACAAGGCCTGTGAGTATGTCCGGGAACTGGCTGCTGGAGGCAGCACTATCCTGTTTGTCGGCACCAAGAAGCAGGCTCAGGAGTCAATTGTGGAGGAGGCGCAGCGCTGCAGAATGCCGTACATAGACCAGCGCTGGCTGGGCGGGATGTTGACCAACTTCACCACCATACAGGCACGCATCGACCACCTGGTACGCCTTGAAGACCAGCAGTCCAGAGGAGAGTTCGGTCGCCTTACCAAAAAAGAAATCATGAAAATCAATGAGGAAATCGACAAACTCAACAAGCAGATGGGCGGTATCAAGGAAATGACCAGCCTGCCCAGCGCGCTTTTTATTGTTGACCCGACCAAAGAAGATATCGCGCTCGCTGAGGCCAAAAGAATGGGAATACCGGTGGTGGGCATTGTGGACACCAATTGTAACCCCGACACGATAGACCATCCGATACCGGCGAATGATGACGCGATTCGTGCCATAAAGCTGATATGCGTCAAGATTGCTGATGCCGTTCTGGAGGGCAAAGCTGGTATTGCTGAAATATCAATGGAGGCAGCGGAGCTGGAGGGGGCAGAGGAAGCCGAAGCACTGGAGACGATGGAGCCGCTTATCTTCACTCCGGAAGAGGAATAA
- the tsf gene encoding translation elongation factor Ts — protein sequence MEISIDRIKELRNQCGAGIMECRNALREGEGDLEKALQILKERGLLKAEKKASRTTAQGLIEGYIHTGGQIGALVEVNCETDFVARTDEFKELAHDLAMQVAALSPQYISEEELPEGADIEPQAVCLLQQPYIRDPGRIVRDVIVEVIAKVGENIRVSRFTRFELGVRDEENG from the coding sequence TTGGAAATATCGATAGACAGGATTAAGGAGTTGCGGAACCAGTGTGGTGCTGGAATTATGGAGTGCCGGAATGCTCTGCGTGAAGGGGAAGGAGACCTGGAAAAGGCACTCCAGATTTTAAAAGAAAGAGGACTGCTCAAAGCAGAGAAAAAAGCCAGCCGTACCACCGCGCAGGGGTTAATTGAAGGCTATATCCACACCGGGGGTCAGATCGGAGCACTGGTTGAAGTGAACTGTGAGACCGACTTCGTGGCACGCACCGATGAATTCAAAGAACTGGCGCATGACCTGGCCATGCAGGTCGCGGCACTCTCACCGCAGTATATATCGGAGGAAGAGCTCCCCGAGGGAGCAGATATTGAGCCTCAGGCTGTCTGCCTGCTGCAGCAGCCGTACATCAGAGACCCCGGAAGGATAGTCCGTGATGTAATCGTTGAAGTCATTGCCAAGGTAGGTGAAAATATCAGGGTAAGCCGCTTTACCAGGTTTGAATTAGGCGTGAGGGACGAGGAGAATGGCTGA
- the pyrH gene encoding UMP kinase, giving the protein MAETKYKRVLLKLSGESFAGESKFGIDIATLTKVAKQIKNVMEMGVAVAIVVGGGNIWRGDEAEASGIDRVTADYAGMLATVINALALQDILEREGVNTRTQSAIGINQVAEPYIRRRAVRHLEKGRVVIFAGGTGNPYMTTDTAAALRAIEIDAEVLLMTKNKVDGIYSADPIKKPDAKKFERLTHLEALNLRLEVMDATALSLCLENKLPIIVFDLQAPHSMEKAVRGESIGTLVSGG; this is encoded by the coding sequence ATGGCTGAGACCAAGTACAAACGAGTACTCCTCAAGCTCAGTGGTGAGTCCTTTGCCGGAGAGAGTAAGTTCGGCATTGATATCGCTACCCTTACCAAAGTAGCCAAACAGATCAAGAACGTGATGGAAATGGGGGTGGCGGTCGCTATTGTCGTTGGTGGGGGCAACATCTGGCGTGGCGATGAGGCTGAGGCAAGTGGCATCGACCGGGTAACCGCGGACTATGCCGGAATGCTGGCCACCGTCATCAACGCCCTGGCACTGCAGGACATACTGGAGAGAGAGGGCGTCAACACCCGTACGCAGTCGGCCATTGGCATTAATCAGGTGGCTGAACCCTATATCAGGCGTCGCGCCGTCCGCCATCTGGAAAAAGGCAGGGTGGTCATCTTTGCCGGCGGTACGGGGAATCCCTATATGACCACAGATACCGCAGCGGCACTGCGGGCTATCGAGATTGACGCCGAAGTCCTGCTCATGACGAAGAACAAAGTAGACGGCATTTACAGTGCTGACCCAATCAAGAAACCGGATGCGAAAAAGTTCGAGCGTCTCACGCACCTGGAGGCATTGAACCTTCGCCTGGAGGTAATGGATGCCACCGCGCTCTCCTTATGTCTGGAGAATAAACTGCCCATCATTGTCTTTGACCTTCAGGCTCCCCACAGTATGGAAAAGGCGGTAAGAGGCGAGTCGATTGGCACTCTGGTATCAGGCGGGTAA
- the frr gene encoding ribosome recycling factor, which translates to MVSDELQKIEGRMQASVSGLRKELATLRTGRATPALVEHIRVDYAGVPTPLNQIAGISVPEASLLIIQPWDKSSIREIEKAILKSDLGFNPTNDGNVVRISIPPLSEERRQELIRVVWKRIEERKIAVRNLRHEVMNDLKTIEKNKEISEDEHKRALGQLQKLTDSHIAEIDQTGRDKEKELLEA; encoded by the coding sequence ATGGTCAGTGATGAATTACAGAAAATAGAGGGAAGGATGCAGGCGTCCGTCAGTGGCCTGCGGAAAGAGCTGGCGACACTGCGTACCGGACGTGCCACCCCGGCGCTGGTCGAGCACATCAGGGTGGACTACGCTGGCGTACCCACACCCCTCAATCAGATTGCTGGTATTTCCGTGCCCGAGGCCAGCCTCCTCATCATTCAACCCTGGGACAAGAGCAGTATCCGTGAGATTGAAAAGGCCATCCTGAAATCCGACCTCGGTTTCAATCCGACCAATGATGGGAACGTTGTCAGGATAAGTATCCCGCCCCTTTCCGAGGAAAGGCGACAGGAGTTGATAAGGGTAGTGTGGAAAAGGATCGAGGAGAGAAAGATAGCGGTTCGTAATCTGAGGCACGAGGTTATGAATGACCTGAAGACTATAGAGAAGAATAAAGAAATATCTGAGGATGAGCATAAAAGAGCTCTCGGTCAGCTGCAAAAGCTCACCGATTCTCACATCGCAGAAATTGACCA